CCGCAGTGGGTGGTGTTAGCTTAGAAGTGAGAGCGGGAGAAACCGTAGGCTTAGTAGGTCAATCAGGTTGTGGTAAATCCACATTAGCGAGTGTGATTATTGGTTTGCAAAAACCAACATCAGGCACGGTGAAATTCAACGGCTTACAGATGAAATATGGTAGCTCTGAAGCACGTAAACAGTTTGGTCGCCAAGTTTCAGTGATTTTCCAAGACCCAGCAACGGCACTAAACCCTCGTATGCGTGTATTAGACATTCTCCGAGATCCAATGGATATTCACAACGTGCTACAACCGCACGAACGTGAAAAACGTGTTTACGAGTTACTCTCTCGTGTTGGTTTACCGCGTTCGGCCGCACTTGTTGAGCCAACCCGTTTATCCGGTGGACAAAAACAACGTGTTGCGATTGCCCGTGCGTTAGCGTTAAATCCAAAACTGATTGTTGCAGATGAACCAACCTCAGCACTTGACGTATCTGTTCGTGCACAGGTACTAAACCTGTTAGCCGATCTGAAAAAAGAGTTAAATCTTGCGATGGTGTTTATCTCTCACGATTTACAAACCGTCCGCCAAGTTTCAGATAGAATTGTGGTAATGAATGGTGGATTAATTGTTGAGCAAGGTAATGCTGCCGATGTCTTCGACACACCAAAAGAAGAGTACACCAAAATTTTATTAGATGCAGCGCCGTCATTGCTCTAATAGACAATAAGTTAGACAAGCGGTAAGATTTTGCAAATAGTTTGCAGAAGCTTACCGCTTGATTTTTTTAGGTACAATTATGATCTCTATTTCACACCAAATCCAAACCGATCTTCTTATTGTTGGTGGCGGTATCGCAGGGCTTGCGTGCTGTGCTGAGGCAAAGGCTCAGGGTATTCAAGCAACATTAATTACCAAAGCCCCTATCGGCAGTGGCGCGAGTTTTTTTCCGTTGAAAGCGACGCTCGGTATTCAGGTAACGGGCGAGCAACAGGATAAAGCTCTCTTTCAAGAAGATATTGAGCGTGTTGCACAGGGAATGAATAACCCGAAAATTGTGCAAGCCTATATTGAAGATTCGCCACAGGCGATTGAGCTATTAGAACGTATCGGTTTTAAACCTTGGAAACGTAATGACAATCGCCCCGCTTGTTTTGCGAAATATCCACGCCCGATTTATTTGATTAATCAGTGGCGAGAAGCAGCAGAAAGAGCAAGGCAGATTATCAAAGAGCAGGGGACGACAGTCTATGAAGATGCGACGCTGTTACATATTGTCAGCGATAATCAGCAAGTTCAAGGGGCGCTGTTTTCCTATAAAACAAGCGGTGAGATCCGCTATGTGTTTTGCAAAACCAGCCAAATTATTTTAGCGACAGGGGGTATTGCAGGGCTGTATAAAGATAACCTATATCCAGCCGACGTGATTGGTTCAACGCACGCCATTGCTGAACGAGCAGGGGCAAGGCTGACCAACTTAGAATTTATCCAGTTTATCCCTGCGTTTGTTGAACCTAAGTATAAAGTGCTGTTTGGAGAGCATACTTTAAAATATGTCAGTAAAGTGACTGACAGCCAAGGGCGAGATCTGTTTCCACACCTTTCACCACAGCAGTTTCAACAGATGATGACCGAACGCAGTGATTATGCCCCTTTTAGCATTGATTTTCCTTGCGTTGAGTTTGATTTAGTGATGATGAAGCATTTGCTTGAACACCCAGAAGATAAAGGCATTTATCTGCACTATTCCCCTGAGCTTTATCAAGATCAAACGGAATTTTACACCGTGTATTTAAGTTGGTTGGAGCAAGAAGTTGGAATTAACCTTGTACGAGATAGGGTTGCGATTACGCCATTTGCTCACAGTTGTAACGGCGGTATTGTGATCGATGAATTTGCCGAAAGTGAAGTGAAAGGGCTTTTTGCCGTAGGCGAAGTTTCTTCTTGCATTGAAGGGGCGAACCGTTTAGGTGGCAATTCTGTCGGGGGGAGTTTGGTTTTTGCTAAACGAGCAATCCAACGGATTTTGCAAAATTTAGCGGAAAACCGACCGCTTGTAAGCCATGATATATGCATGGAGAACATAAAACAGTTTTTCTTATCGTTAGAGAACTCAAAGGGTGATAAAATGCTGACGGCAAGCGAAGTGTTAACGACGATTCGTTCTCAAATGGCGACGTTTGCCAATGTATATCGAACGCAAGAAAATCTTGAAAAATTATCTCAAGTATTGATTGGGTTAGAACAACGTTATTGCCCTCTTGAACATCATGCCTATCAAGGCATCGAAATTTACCATGCACTTAAAGCCGCACAAGGCGTGGTAAAAGCGATGTTGAATAGGAAAGTGAGTTTAGGAGCGCATTATATTGTTTGATGTCGTCTATTTTTTCACAAACTGTTGAAAAATGGACTACGCAAACGTTTTCTTTTTTTGTAAAATAGTGTCCGTTTAATGCCGAAAGGCATTCGAGGTTATTTATGGTTGATGCAGTTATCATCGGAATTATTGTTTTTTCTTTACTCGTAAGTCTTTGGCGTGGGTTTGTGAGCGAAGTCCTTTCTCTAGCAGGATGGGTTATCGCTTTTTTTGTTGCAAGCAAGTTTTATCCTTATCTAAGTGGGTATTTGCTACAAATCGATTCTGTTTATATTCAAAACTCTGAATATTTGCGTAATGGTATTGCAGCAGGGATTTTATTTCTTGCCGTGTTAATTCTGTGTGCATTGATTAATGCACTCATCTCGCAATTAGTGGATAAAACAGGATTAACGGGTACAGACCGTGTTTTAGGGGCAGCCTTTGGCGTATTGCGTGGTGTCTTTATTGTTGCTGCAATATTGTTCTTCCTAGATACATTTACCGCATTCAGCCAAAGCGAATTATGGAAAGAATCACAACTGATTCCACACTTTGATTTCATTGTGAAGTGGTTCTTTGAACAGCTACAAGCCAATTCCAGTTTTTTAAAATCTAGTTAAGCAAAGAGGTTATTATGTGCGGCATTGTTGGGATTATTGGTCAAACGCCTGTTAATCAGGCGATTTACGATGGACTTACGTTATTACAGCATCGTGGGCAAGATGCTGCAGGGATTGTGACGATCGACGATGAAAATCGATTCCGCCTACGTAAAGCGAATGGATTAGTCAGCGATGTGTTTCGTCAAGAGCATATGTTACGTCTACAAGGAAATGTCGGCATTGGTCATGTTCGTTACCCAACAGCTGGCAGTTCAAGTGTTTCAGAAGCACAACCTTTCTATGTTAATTCTCCTTATGGTTTAACCTTGGTTCATAATGGTAATTTAACCAACAATGCCGAATTAAAGCAGTTGCTTTTTACATTAGCTAAGCGCCATGTGAATACCAACTCTGATTCAGAATCTCTTCTCAATATTTTTGCTTACTATCTTGATCAATATCCCCAAGTCCCACTCACTCCTGAAAATGTGTTTGAAACCGTACGTAAAACAAATGAAGTGATTCGTGGTGCTTATGCTTGTTTAGCGATGATTATTGGACATGGCATGGTGGCATTTCGAGATCCACTTGGTATCCGACCGCTTGTACTGGGTAAACGTGAAGTCGAAGGTAAAACCGAATATATGTTCGCTTCAGAAAGTGTAGCGCTTGATGTTGTGGGTTTCGATTATGTTCGTGATGTGCAACCAGGTGAAGCAATTTATGTGACATTTGATGGACAATTTTATTCAGAAATCTGTGCAAACCATGCGAAGTTAAACCCCTGTATTTTTGAATATGTCTATTTTGCACGCCCAGATTCTGTAATTGATGGTGTGTCTGTCTATGCTGCTCGTGTTCACATGGGTAAGTTTTTAGGTGAAAAAATTGAAAAAGTGTGGACTGATGTATTAGATGAGATTGATGTTGTTATTCCTATTCCAGAAACTTCAACGGATATCGCATTACAAATTGCGAATGTACTTAAAAAACCGTATCGACAAGGCTTTGTGAAAAATCGCTATGTAGCTCGTACTTTTATTATGCCAGGTCAAGCACAACGCCGTAATTCTGTTCGTCGTAAATTAAATGCCATTGCCTCTGAATTTAAAGGGAAAAATGTGTTATTGGTAGACGATTCTATTGTACGTGGTACAACATCAGAACAAATCGTTGAAATGGCACGTCATGCAGGGGCTAAAAAAGTCTATTTTGCGTCTGCTGCACCTGAAATTCGTTATCCAAATGTGTACGGTATTGATATGCCAACTTGTGAAGAACTCGTGGCTTATAATCGTACGGTAGAGGAAGTGGCGGAAATAATTGGTGTCGATCGTCTGATTTTCCAAGATCTTTCAGCATTATTCAAATCTGTTCAAATTGAAAACCCTAATATTCATCATTTTGATGCATCGGTCTTTACTGGGGAATATATTACAGGTGATGTGAGTGTTGAGTATTTAAATGCCATTGCCAAAGCACGTAATGATAAAGCGAAGACAGCACAAGCTAAGCAAGCGACTAATTTAGAAATTCATAATGAATAGGTAATCTGTTATTAGTTGTTAGGCATAGTAGACAAAATGGTTGCTAATTTCGTGAAAACTATGCCTATATGACAAAGTGGTTGCTAATGAATATTTTTAATTATTCTTAGCAACTCTTTTTATTTAAAAAATCCTTTATAAACATAATCTTATGCCTTTTCGTTAATCCTGCATGATGCGATAATTTTTCCTTTAGTTATCCAAATAAGTTTTCAAGTCTATTTGTCGTTTTTTCGATATTTAAATCGCCATACTTTTCATAGGTAAATAAATAATCCATATAACGTTTAAAACTATGATAAGCACTTCTTACATTCCGATGTTTATAAGGATAATAGCCCTTTTCATTCGGTTTATCTGACCGTTCTTCTAAAAACGCTTTATGTTTTAAATACCAATGATGTAATCGTAAATAGAAGTCTTTTTTAGCGCTCTGTTTAAGTGTCAATGCAATGATTTTTAATTCTTTTCCTGCCATAGATTGATGCTTTTTTCGTAGCGCTCTCATCACAATAGCTACCATATGAAAATGGCACATTTGCGTCGGTGTATTCAATAAATCTTTCAATAAACCCCGTCTGCCGTCGCAGGTAATTGATTGAATTTTATAGCCTTTCATGCGAAGTGAATTAAACGCTATCCTATAATAAACATCTTTTTCCGTTTTGATGACACGATGGTAAACCACTTTTTTAGAAAGCGAATCCATCAGGACTAAAATACCAAATTCACGACCAAAGAAGGTGGTATCCGCAATAATATTCAAATAACGTGATAGTGGTGGATTTAATGCTGTTTTAGGGGCTTTTTCGAGATATCTTTGAATTGTTCTAATTGAACAATGATATTTTTCGGCAAGTTGTTTATAGGTTTGTTTTCCTATTGAATAATCATTCCAAATATTTATTGGATTTAATTTCTTTTTAAGGGTAAATGTTTTATTACAGGCATTGCATTTATAGCGTTGAATATTATTTCTTATACCATGTTTGCGAATGTCGCTACTGTGGCAAAAATGACATTTTTTTGGTTCATAATTCAAAAAAGTGGCTTAAAGCCCGTAATATAAGGCTTTAAGCCACTTTTTAGCAACCATTTTGTCTACTATGCCAGTTGTTATATAAGGCGAGAATTAGCTCGCCTTTTCTTTTGCCTATGCATAGGCATTTAGAGATAAGCATGATAGAATCCGTACAATTTTTTCTCTTCTTTTAGTATTATACATGGCTAAACAAAATCTTCTCACCGCACAGGGCGAGCGTGTTGCAATTGTTGCAGGATTACGAACCCCATTTGTGCACCGCGATACTGGATTTAAGTCTTCCTATGCAACAGATTTAGGCACAATGGTGACCAATGAGTTACTCAGCCGGACAGCACTTGAACATCATCATATTGAACAATTAGTGTTTGGTCAGGTGATTCAGCAACCAGATATTCCAAATCCATCCCGTGAAATTGCTCTTGCATTAAATATGCCTTATTTACAGGCTTATACCTTAAGTAGCTCTTGTCTTTCTGGTTTACAAGCTTTAGTGAATGTGGCGGGTAGTATTGTAAGCGGATCTATTTCTGTAGGAATTGCAGGTGGAACAGACTCTATTTCTAATGCGCCTTTCAGTATTAGTCCACGAGTCCTTCATAAATTAAAAGCCATTTTTAATGCACCAACCTTAGACGATAAATATCGTTTATTCCGTGAATTTTCTTGGCGTGATTTAAAACCTCATGGTGTGAATTTAAAAGATTATATGACTCAAATGTCAGTAGCTGAAATTTCAGAGCAAATGGCACAACAGCATCATATTAGTCGTGAAGCACAAGATGAATATGCCCGTTATTCTCATGAAAAAGCACAAAATGCTTGGAAATTAGGATTACTTAAAGATGAAGTGATGCCATCTTTCCCTCGTCCCTATTCGGATTTCGTGGTCTCGGATACCTTAATATCTGCCGCGACAAAATCCTCCTATTATGAGAAATTCTCGCCATTAATGAATAAAAATTATGCCACGGTGACAGAAGCAAATATGCCACGACCTGTGGATGGTGCAGCCGCTGTATTACTGATGAGAGAACAAAAAGCGAAAGAATTGGGTTTAGAGCCTTTAGGTTATATTCGCAGCTATGCTATTACGGGCAATGACATTTGGCAGAATATGTTTATGGGGGCAACGGTAGCAAGTCATCTAGCCTTAGATCGTGCAAATCTCTCACTACAAGATTTAGACTACATTGATATTCATGAAACCTCTGCAAGCCAAATGTTAGTCAATATGAAATTGTTTGGTTCAGATGATTTTGCAAAAAATCAATTAAATCGTACCGCTTGTAT
Above is a genomic segment from Actinobacillus indolicus containing:
- a CDS encoding ABC transporter ATP-binding protein → MSMKPLKEQPIIELENIVVQFPSRDGTMFNPKKFTAVGGVSLEVRAGETVGLVGQSGCGKSTLASVIIGLQKPTSGTVKFNGLQMKYGSSEARKQFGRQVSVIFQDPATALNPRMRVLDILRDPMDIHNVLQPHEREKRVYELLSRVGLPRSAALVEPTRLSGGQKQRVAIARALALNPKLIVADEPTSALDVSVRAQVLNLLADLKKELNLAMVFISHDLQTVRQVSDRIVVMNGGLIVEQGNAADVFDTPKEEYTKILLDAAPSLL
- a CDS encoding FAD-binding protein — translated: MISISHQIQTDLLIVGGGIAGLACCAEAKAQGIQATLITKAPIGSGASFFPLKATLGIQVTGEQQDKALFQEDIERVAQGMNNPKIVQAYIEDSPQAIELLERIGFKPWKRNDNRPACFAKYPRPIYLINQWREAAERARQIIKEQGTTVYEDATLLHIVSDNQQVQGALFSYKTSGEIRYVFCKTSQIILATGGIAGLYKDNLYPADVIGSTHAIAERAGARLTNLEFIQFIPAFVEPKYKVLFGEHTLKYVSKVTDSQGRDLFPHLSPQQFQQMMTERSDYAPFSIDFPCVEFDLVMMKHLLEHPEDKGIYLHYSPELYQDQTEFYTVYLSWLEQEVGINLVRDRVAITPFAHSCNGGIVIDEFAESEVKGLFAVGEVSSCIEGANRLGGNSVGGSLVFAKRAIQRILQNLAENRPLVSHDICMENIKQFFLSLENSKGDKMLTASEVLTTIRSQMATFANVYRTQENLEKLSQVLIGLEQRYCPLEHHAYQGIEIYHALKAAQGVVKAMLNRKVSLGAHYIV
- a CDS encoding CvpA family protein; the encoded protein is MVDAVIIGIIVFSLLVSLWRGFVSEVLSLAGWVIAFFVASKFYPYLSGYLLQIDSVYIQNSEYLRNGIAAGILFLAVLILCALINALISQLVDKTGLTGTDRVLGAAFGVLRGVFIVAAILFFLDTFTAFSQSELWKESQLIPHFDFIVKWFFEQLQANSSFLKSS
- the purF gene encoding amidophosphoribosyltransferase; its protein translation is MCGIVGIIGQTPVNQAIYDGLTLLQHRGQDAAGIVTIDDENRFRLRKANGLVSDVFRQEHMLRLQGNVGIGHVRYPTAGSSSVSEAQPFYVNSPYGLTLVHNGNLTNNAELKQLLFTLAKRHVNTNSDSESLLNIFAYYLDQYPQVPLTPENVFETVRKTNEVIRGAYACLAMIIGHGMVAFRDPLGIRPLVLGKREVEGKTEYMFASESVALDVVGFDYVRDVQPGEAIYVTFDGQFYSEICANHAKLNPCIFEYVYFARPDSVIDGVSVYAARVHMGKFLGEKIEKVWTDVLDEIDVVIPIPETSTDIALQIANVLKKPYRQGFVKNRYVARTFIMPGQAQRRNSVRRKLNAIASEFKGKNVLLVDDSIVRGTTSEQIVEMARHAGAKKVYFASAAPEIRYPNVYGIDMPTCEELVAYNRTVEEVAEIIGVDRLIFQDLSALFKSVQIENPNIHHFDASVFTGEYITGDVSVEYLNAIAKARNDKAKTAQAKQATNLEIHNE
- a CDS encoding IS256 family transposase, variant Zn-binding type translates to MNYEPKKCHFCHSSDIRKHGIRNNIQRYKCNACNKTFTLKKKLNPINIWNDYSIGKQTYKQLAEKYHCSIRTIQRYLEKAPKTALNPPLSRYLNIIADTTFFGREFGILVLMDSLSKKVVYHRVIKTEKDVYYRIAFNSLRMKGYKIQSITCDGRRGLLKDLLNTPTQMCHFHMVAIVMRALRKKHQSMAGKELKIIALTLKQSAKKDFYLRLHHWYLKHKAFLEERSDKPNEKGYYPYKHRNVRSAYHSFKRYMDYLFTYEKYGDLNIEKTTNRLENLFG
- a CDS encoding acetyl-CoA C-acyltransferase; translation: MAKQNLLTAQGERVAIVAGLRTPFVHRDTGFKSSYATDLGTMVTNELLSRTALEHHHIEQLVFGQVIQQPDIPNPSREIALALNMPYLQAYTLSSSCLSGLQALVNVAGSIVSGSISVGIAGGTDSISNAPFSISPRVLHKLKAIFNAPTLDDKYRLFREFSWRDLKPHGVNLKDYMTQMSVAEISEQMAQQHHISREAQDEYARYSHEKAQNAWKLGLLKDEVMPSFPRPYSDFVVSDTLISAATKSSYYEKFSPLMNKNYATVTEANMPRPVDGAAAVLLMREQKAKELGLEPLGYIRSYAITGNDIWQNMFMGATVASHLALDRANLSLQDLDYIDIHETSASQMLVNMKLFGSDDFAKNQLNRTACIGEIDPAKLNHLGGSIAFGNPRAATSLRILIQSLKALKRKGGGLSLVASSGLGGLGSAMILESE